The sequence below is a genomic window from Prochlorococcus marinus CUG1438.
AACCTGTTAAACCAACAATTCCTAATGTTGAGTTATTTTCAATTTTAAAATTTATGTTTTTTAAAGTTAAATCTCGTCCAGGATAATTAAAATTTATATTATTAAAAATAATTTCTCCTTTAATATCTTTAGGTTCAATTTTTATTTTTCCATCTTTTATTTTTATAGGCGTATCTATGAGATCAATTACTCTATTTATCGAAGCCATAGATCTCTGAAAATCATCTAAAACATGCCCCAAAGTAGTTAAAGGCCACAATAGTCTTTGTGTAATAAATACTAAAAAACTATAAGTTCCTACATCAAGTGTCTTATTCCAAGTTTGGAAACCTCCAATTAATAGAATCGCTATAAAAGCAAATAAAATTGCAAATCTTATAAGAGGGATAAAAGCAGAAGATAATTTTATTGCAGCCTTATTACTTCTTTGATAATCCAGACTTTGTTTATTTAATCTATTTAGTTCCCATTTTTCTTTAGTAAAACTTTTGATTGTTAGAATTCCACTTAAATTATTATTAAGTCTTGATGCCAACAGCCCAGCCTTATTTCTAACATCTTTATATTTTGGAGCAAGCTTCCTTTGAAATTTAATTGATCCTAAAAATATAATTGGAATAGGAAAGAAAGCAAATAAAGCGATTTTTGGAGAAACAAAAATCATCGTGCCACCTATTATCAAGACAGTTATAAATAACTGAATAATCTGATTAGCACCTTGATCTAGAAATCTCTCGAGTTGATTTATATCATCATTTAAAATAGATAATAGTCTTCCAGTATTATCGCTTTCAAAAAATTCCATATCTAATTCTTGTATATGCTCATAAGCTTTTATTCTCAATTTATGTTGCGAAAGCTGAGCCAAATTTCTCCATAAAACAGAATATAAATATTCAAAGGAAGATTCGCCAGACCAAACTATTCCTGAGGCAAATGCAAGGAAAATTAATTGTGCTGAAACTTCTTTTATACCAAAACCAGCGATCCATGAATTTTGTTCTTTTACGACTATATCCACCGCAAGACCAATTATTACAGGAGGAGCTAAATCTAATATTTTATTAATTACGGAACTAAAAAAAGCAAAAAATAGTAATTTTCTTTCATCAATAAGATTTAAATAAAGTCTAATTATTGGATTTTGCGTTTTATTAGTTCTCATAAAAATACTACTAAATTATTCTGTTATGATTTAAGACTTTCTTGAGTTTCTAATTTACATTTTGTTTTTGCAACTTGATGACTTGCAGTTTTTATAAATTCATCGTAGTAGCATTCACAAGTTTCATTAGCAATTCCCTCACTATATTCCATTTCTGCTTTTAACATCTCCTCTTTAACACTCTGAATACAAAATGATTTTATGATTGAATTTGATTTGGTTTGGGCTAAATAATAGCTATTAAAAGAAGTCAATAAGCTAATGAGATTCACAAGAAGAAAAAATTTATATTTGCTGGCTTTCATTGCGTTGAATTAGTATCTTACTTTAATTTTTTTTAATTTATTTTTAGTTTCTCTATGCAGATCTCTAGGCAAATCAACCAAACTATAATCATTAAAAATCTGTATCTTACCAATTGATCTACCATTTATATTAGTTGAATTACAGATTGAGGATATTATATTTGCAACTCTAACTCCATCAAATTTACCAAAGTTAAATTTGTAGGTCTCAAAAGAATCATTTTGATAATTATTTCTTCTGTTTGAATTTCTCAAACGATTATTGCCGTTTCTATTTGATCTATTTCGTTCATTATTATTTTGTTTATGAATCCAAGAATCATCTTCATCAAGAAAAAATGCTTTATTACCAATTACCAAATTGATTGCAGCCATTGCGATATTTGTATCATCCAACGAGTGTTTTTCTTTTAAATTATCTAATACATCAATAATCAAAGCTTTATTTTCTTCATTTTCTTCTTTAGCTAAAGAACTCTCATTAACATTCTCAATAAGTTTCTCCATCCTTTTTTCATTTATTAGTTTATTATTCGGTATATTAATTTCTTCAATCTTAGTTCTTGTTGCATTTTCTAAGTTTCTTAGAAAATGCTTTTCTCTTTGATTAACAAATAAAATTGCTTCTCCAGATCTACCTGCTCTGCCAGTTCTTCCAATTCTATGCGTATATGTTTCTTTATCGAAAGGAAAATCATAATTAACAACAAGTTTTATCCTCTCAACATCTAATCCTCGAGCCGCAACATCAGTTGCAACAAGGATATCAATAAATCCTTTTTTTAATCTATCAACTGTATTTTCTCTTTGATTTTGAGGTATGTCTCCATTAAGTACTGCAACAGTATGACCTGAGTTTTCAAGAGCTTCGGCTATTGAATTAGTAAGTAATTTTGTCCTTACAAATATTATTACTCCCTCGTTATTAAGTTCTAATATTCTTTTTAAAGCATCTAACTTATGATGTCTCTGGACATATATAAATTTTTGCGAAATTAATTGGGTTTCTTTTTTTACACTTTTTATTAAAATTTCAGCGGGGTCATTTAGATATTTTTTTGCTATGTTTCTAATCTCATTAGGCATTGTTGCTGAAAATAATACCATCTGTTTATTTTCTGGAAGTTTATCTATTATCCATTCAATATCTTCAAGAAAACCCATATTTAACATTTCATCGGCCTCGTCTAAAACAAGACAATTTATACCGTTAATTTTAAAAGTTCCTTGTCTTATATGATCCATTATTCTGCCAGGAGTCCCAACTACTACGTCAACTTTTCTTTTCAATGCCGAAATTTGATTTCGGTAGTCGGTACCTCCATATATTGCAACTGTCTTAAAATTACCAGATTCAGAACTATAACTTTTAAAAGATTCTGCCACTTGCGTTGCCAACTCCCGAGTAGGAGTCATAACTAACACTTTGGCATTTAATTCATTATTATCAGCGAGTTTTTCTATTAATGGTAAAGCGAAAGCTGCAGTCTTACCTGTTCCAGTTTGAGCTTGGCCTAATAAATCTCTGCCTAACATTAGTTCAGGAATAGCAGCTTTTTGTATAGGAGTAGGATTCTTATATCCTTTATTTTTTAAAGAATTTAAGATCGATTTATTAAAACCAAAATTGAGAAATCCATCCTCATTATCATTTACTTTCGATACTTCTAATGGTTGCGATCCAAATTCTTTTTCACTTTCTAATTTCTTGGAGTCATTTAAAGAAATATCATCTTTCTGAGATTTTAAATGCCCATTATCAACTATGCGTCCGTCTTTTTTAGATGTCATTTTAAATGCCCAATTATCTTCTGATCAGGCATTCAACAAATATCTAAATTTACTTAAATTGCTGACTAGCCATACAGAGCCGAATTATTAATCTAACATCTTAAGGTTAAAATCTTACTAATTTCTCAAAAAAATATTTAATTTAAATAATAAATGTTTAGAAATTTCTTGGCTCTTGTAACTGCAGTATAAAGCAACCTTCTTTCAAAATCATCTCTGCAAAAGATATTTTCGCTATCTTTTTTTTCTTTTAAAGCATATTGCTTTCTTCTGTATTTTTGAGACCACAAAATACTTACCATCTCAGATTCACTTCCTTGTGATTTATGGATGGTGATAGCAACTGCTGGCACAACATTTTCTAAATTAGATGGATCAATTAATTCAACAATTTCTTCGTTATTATCATTGTATTTTCTAAAAAGAAATTTTCTTTCATTTTTTGAACCTATAAGGACGCCAATATCTCCATTTGACAATCCAAGTTCATTATTATTTTTTGTGCACATGATTGGAACCCCCTCACTAAGGGTTTTCAGGTCATAAGGTTTTTTCTGACCAAAAACAATTTCATTCAAATATTCAACACTCCATATCCCGGTATTTTTTTCACATAAAATTAAGTGACTTTGTAAATCCATAAATATCTTATCTACTAAATCCTTTTCATTAAGCAATAAATTATGATTGCCATCATCAAATATATATTTTCTTTTACTTAAATTTGAAGTTGAATGACTTAACTTATTTAGATGACTTTTAATTTCATTAAAAAGATGTTTTGGAATATCTTTTTCTCTACTTTTTGTAAAAGTAACTTCTTTTGATTTTTTATATTTTTCTAATTCTCTAATCTTTTGATTAAGGGAAGAATCATCTTTATTAAAGATCAATCTACTAATTAATGCAATATCACCAATGTTTCTGTATGTTTTATTTAAATTTACTATGCAAGAATTAATTAAACTATTATCACAATATTCAAACAAATAATTCCAGATAGAACAGTTATTTATAGGGGACAACTGATTTTTATCGCCTACTAAAATAATTTTGCAGTCCCTTGCTAGTAAACTTAAAACTGATTCAATCAAATCTATATTTACCATTGACATTTCATCAATTATGAAAATATCAAGTTCTTTTAGTTTAAATTTCAATTTAAGAGAATTATTCTGAGAATTTAATATCCATCTATGTAATGTTTGGAATTCTATTTGATCTACAAATTTGCTGGAGGAAATATTCTTTTTATCATTTAGAGATTCTTTTAGACGAGCTGTTGCTTTCCCTGTAGGAGCTGACAAACCAATATTTAAAAAGTTATCAATTTCGAGAATTTCTAAAATTAAATTTATTATTAAAGTTGTTTTACCTGTGCCTGGCCCTCCTTGAAGAAAAACCAAGTTTGAATATTCAAATATATTTTTAATTTGATTAATTTTATTATCATCTTCATAAATTATCGAATTAATAAAAATATCGGAATCTATTTTTTTTAAAAAGGAATTAATAACTCTATCTATCTGAGTTGACCATTTCGCGAGGGCTAATTTTCTATCGACCAATAAGAATGGAGAATTAAGGCAACCTATTAAGCCTATATCTTGTAGAACTTCTAAATGTTTATTGGGCCAGCCATCTTCTAATAGCTCAAGGATTATTAAACTATTATCTATATCAATAATAGTTTCACCATTTTTTTCAAACTCTAGTAAAATTTTCAACGTATCTTTTACATAATTACCATATTTTTTTTCATTAAATTTGAAAATATCCGAGATTAGGTTAAATACATGATCATATTGGAAATTCTCAATATCATTAATCATTTTTGTCATCCTAAAAAAGGTTATCTAAATAAATAATTCTGTTTAAAGGAGCATAACTAATAAAAACACCTGGAGATATATCTTTTAAATTTGATTTCTCAAATAATTGAAAATCTGGCAATCCTTTTAAAAACAAATAAATATATCCTCCTAGATGTAGATTTGGTTGATAATTTTTGATTCTCCACTTTAATAATCTATGTAGTGCTAATAAATAAAGATGAGATTGCAATGGATAATGATGTTTAATCATTTCATCTCTCATATTTTCATAGTTATAGTTTATCGGTAAGCAAGCACTGTTATCACTTCCAGCAATAAAATTACTTTTCCAATCAATTATCCACCATTTACTATCTTCTAATGTATTACCTACAGGAAAGACACAGTCAATACATCCTGAATGAAAACCTTTATTCATAATTTGCAGATCATTTATTTTATTTGAGTATTCTTCTCCAAATTCATATTCCTGATCTAGGAGAAAGCATTTTGATATATCTTGAGAATTTAGATTTCTGCCTTTATAAGATAGTGTTAAATCATATTTAACCTCCTTGAGTATTTTTTCTTTTGGGATATCAACTAGTTTCTTGTTTTGTAATTTACTTCCTAAAGGAATATTTATAACTCTTAAGATAGATTCTTTTACTTTAAAAGCTAAAGAAGTATCGATTTGATGAAATTTCAATTCCTCAACAATTAAGTCAATTAATTCTTGAGTACTATCATTTCTAAATTCAAATCTTTCAATTATTTTATGCAAACAAGTACCAGCAATAGTCCCTTTTGGAAATTCACTTAGGGGATTTGGATAAGAAAAATAATTAGGATAATTTATTAATTTATTAGAATTAGATTTTTGGTCAATATTAATAATTGAAATATTATCTTCATAATCCTTATATTGATTAATGGCTGCAATAATTTTTTTATCTTTACGTAGCCATGACGAATAACTTGAATAGGAAATCTCTTGGGCCTTGGGAGAATCTTTAAATAGTTTTTTATTAAATTTAACTAATTTCCAGAGATTATTAAATCTTTTAATTTGGAACCTATCATAAATCTCATTAATTTGCTGTTTCTCAATTTTTTCTACAACCGCAGATTTATAAATATCAATATTTTCAAGATTGGAAAGTAAATCATTATTTAAAATATTATTTTTATCATCTAAATCGTTAAAAATTATAAGCTTATATTTACTCCTTGTGAGTGCTACATAAATTAATCTTTCATCCTCCTTAGATAAATCTTTTTCTTCTGTTAATTTAAAATTTTCCACCTCCTCGGAATTATTAGAAATATTAATATACAAGTTTTTATCATTAATTGATTTCCAGATAGGGCCTTTAATTTTTTTTGACTTATTAGAAATAATTGAAAGATATGGACACAAGACTACATCAAATTCAAGACCCTTACTGCTATGTATAGTAGAAAGATTAATCCCATTCTTAAAATTGTAATCTTTAATAAGATAGTTTTCTCCAGTACAAGTTCGCAAAGAATCATCTAACTGATTCTGATACCATTTAAATACTTTATTGAGATTAAAGTCATTATTGATTAACTCTATTTCAATTATTTCTGAAAGTTGAAATAAATTTGAATTTAAATCTGAATCTCGAATAATCAAGGATGATTTATAATTAAAAATAAGTTCATTAATAATATTTAAAAAACCTTTTTCTCTTAGTTCTTGGGACCAATTAATACATTTATTAATTAAATTTTCTAATTTTTTGCTTTTGCGATGAACATCTAGTTCTTCTAGATCAATTTCTACAAATTTAGAAATAGCTAACAAAGCTATTTTTTTATAAATCCTAGGATGCAACAAACAATCTATGAAGTAAGTCAATAGAGTACTTGCTTCTGTATCAAAAATATTTTGTTTATTTTGAATATTGCATGGAATATTAAACTTACTTAATTTATTTTTTAAATCTAAGCATTGAAAATTATTTGATGTAAGAATCGCAATTTTATTAATATCAATTTCTTTATTATTTAAGATAAAATTAATCATATAGCGAGTTACAAGATCCTCAATATCAGTTTCTTTTTTTGAAAACTCTACAATTTCAAATACGTTTTCAAATTCAAACTTAGGGTTGCAAATTTTATTAATCCTAGAGGTTAATTCCCCATAGCTTAGTTTTGATTCTTTAAGTCCATTTTTATAAAGTTTATTAATAACATCAAGCAATTTATTTGAGGATCTATAATTATCTGAAAGATTAAAAACTTCTTTTGCTTCAGATCTTGCATCTAAGTAGGTTTCAATATCTCCTCCCCTAAATTTATATATCGCTTGTTTTGGGTCACCTACACATATTAAAAAATGATTATTTGTATTAAAGAATCTTTTTATTAAATTCCATTGAGTTCTATCTGTATCTTGGAACTCATCAACTAAGACACATTTAATTCGATTTTGAATATGAGATAGTGAACTATCATTCCTAAGATCCGAATCTAGATATGTATTTTCTACAGTCTTTATAAGATCATTGAAGTTAAAAATCGAAGATCTCTTCTTTAATTCAATTAATTTTAGATAAGCCAATTGGGTAAATATTCTTACGAATTCTGTATAAATACCCTCCTTTATTTTATAAATTCTATCTTGCAGTAATTTGAATCTACTTAAATCTAAATTCAGATGATATTTATTTACTGCTTTAATTATATTTTCTTTATAAAAATACTTAAATAAAAGATCATCATCTTTGGAAATAACATTTAGAAGTTCAATAATATCTTTTGAATAAAGCTTTTTATTAATCTCATCAATCCAATAAATTATCTGATTAAATTTATCATCTCTAGGTTTTGCTGAATATATATTACTTTTACCACCAGAATCTTTGATTAATTTACCTAATTCAATAAGCTTTAAAAATAATTCTTTACCTTCCTTATTCCATTGAGCACAAAACTCATTCCAACTAATAGATAAAAAGTCATTTAAATAATTATTTACGTCAATATCATTATATTTATTATTTATTTGTATTTTGCAAATATTTTCATTATCAATATTCTTCAAAATCTCTATAAAAAATGACTTATTAAGTCTACT
It includes:
- a CDS encoding AAA family ATPase, translated to MTKMINDIENFQYDHVFNLISDIFKFNEKKYGNYVKDTLKILLEFEKNGETIIDIDNSLIILELLEDGWPNKHLEVLQDIGLIGCLNSPFLLVDRKLALAKWSTQIDRVINSFLKKIDSDIFINSIIYEDDNKINQIKNIFEYSNLVFLQGGPGTGKTTLIINLILEILEIDNFLNIGLSAPTGKATARLKESLNDKKNISSSKFVDQIEFQTLHRWILNSQNNSLKLKFKLKELDIFIIDEMSMVNIDLIESVLSLLARDCKIILVGDKNQLSPINNCSIWNYLFEYCDNSLINSCIVNLNKTYRNIGDIALISRLIFNKDDSSLNQKIRELEKYKKSKEVTFTKSREKDIPKHLFNEIKSHLNKLSHSTSNLSKRKYIFDDGNHNLLLNEKDLVDKIFMDLQSHLILCEKNTGIWSVEYLNEIVFGQKKPYDLKTLSEGVPIMCTKNNNELGLSNGDIGVLIGSKNERKFLFRKYNDNNEEIVELIDPSNLENVVPAVAITIHKSQGSESEMVSILWSQKYRRKQYALKEKKDSENIFCRDDFERRLLYTAVTRAKKFLNIYYLN
- a CDS encoding ABC transporter ATP-binding protein, whose product is MRTNKTQNPIIRLYLNLIDERKLLFFAFFSSVINKILDLAPPVIIGLAVDIVVKEQNSWIAGFGIKEVSAQLIFLAFASGIVWSGESSFEYLYSVLWRNLAQLSQHKLRIKAYEHIQELDMEFFESDNTGRLLSILNDDINQLERFLDQGANQIIQLFITVLIIGGTMIFVSPKIALFAFFPIPIIFLGSIKFQRKLAPKYKDVRNKAGLLASRLNNNLSGILTIKSFTKEKWELNRLNKQSLDYQRSNKAAIKLSSAFIPLIRFAILFAFIAILLIGGFQTWNKTLDVGTYSFLVFITQRLLWPLTTLGHVLDDFQRSMASINRVIDLIDTPIKIKDGKIKIEPKDIKGEIIFNNINFNYPGRDLTLKNINFKIENNSTLGIVGLTGSGKSTIIKLLLRIYDSNNGLITLDGISIKEINLRDLRKCISLVSQETYLFHGSVQENIAYGSINPSLKDIIKASKIAEAHEFIEQLPDGYKTIVGERGQRLSGGQRQRIALARAVLKDAPILILDEATASVDNETEALIQKSLSKITKERTTIVIAHRLSTIKNADNIVVIHKGKIVESGKHERLLDQNKIYADLWNVQVGI
- a CDS encoding DEAD/DEAH box helicase codes for the protein MTSKKDGRIVDNGHLKSQKDDISLNDSKKLESEKEFGSQPLEVSKVNDNEDGFLNFGFNKSILNSLKNKGYKNPTPIQKAAIPELMLGRDLLGQAQTGTGKTAAFALPLIEKLADNNELNAKVLVMTPTRELATQVAESFKSYSSESGNFKTVAIYGGTDYRNQISALKRKVDVVVGTPGRIMDHIRQGTFKINGINCLVLDEADEMLNMGFLEDIEWIIDKLPENKQMVLFSATMPNEIRNIAKKYLNDPAEILIKSVKKETQLISQKFIYVQRHHKLDALKRILELNNEGVIIFVRTKLLTNSIAEALENSGHTVAVLNGDIPQNQRENTVDRLKKGFIDILVATDVAARGLDVERIKLVVNYDFPFDKETYTHRIGRTGRAGRSGEAILFVNQREKHFLRNLENATRTKIEEINIPNNKLINEKRMEKLIENVNESSLAKEENEENKALIIDVLDNLKEKHSLDDTNIAMAAINLVIGNKAFFLDEDDSWIHKQNNNERNRSNRNGNNRLRNSNRRNNYQNDSFETYKFNFGKFDGVRVANIISSICNSTNINGRSIGKIQIFNDYSLVDLPRDLHRETKNKLKKIKVRY
- a CDS encoding UvrD-helicase domain-containing protein, with amino-acid sequence MNINEIKLENKFKLIEASAGTGKSFTLAHIVLRNVLEKKIKPEEIILLSFTKNTCSELRDKILSRFSDLKSFLQNHNGSKIDNTLHEWCLKFIKKEKSKEKIISEIDNFINEIYKLRVTTFHSFCNNIINEYNIEIGLSSDISIENNIDNLYKNVIDDLWIDCFLNLHPDLISAISQKKISSRFKSRLNKSFFIEILKNIDNENICKIQINNKYNDIDVNNYLNDFLSISWNEFCAQWNKEGKELFLKLIELGKLIKDSGGKSNIYSAKPRDDKFNQIIYWIDEINKKLYSKDIIELLNVISKDDDLLFKYFYKENIIKAVNKYHLNLDLSRFKLLQDRIYKIKEGIYTEFVRIFTQLAYLKLIELKKRSSIFNFNDLIKTVENTYLDSDLRNDSSLSHIQNRIKCVLVDEFQDTDRTQWNLIKRFFNTNNHFLICVGDPKQAIYKFRGGDIETYLDARSEAKEVFNLSDNYRSSNKLLDVINKLYKNGLKESKLSYGELTSRINKICNPKFEFENVFEIVEFSKKETDIEDLVTRYMINFILNNKEIDINKIAILTSNNFQCLDLKNKLSKFNIPCNIQNKQNIFDTEASTLLTYFIDCLLHPRIYKKIALLAISKFVEIDLEELDVHRKSKKLENLINKCINWSQELREKGFLNIINELIFNYKSSLIIRDSDLNSNLFQLSEIIEIELINNDFNLNKVFKWYQNQLDDSLRTCTGENYLIKDYNFKNGINLSTIHSSKGLEFDVVLCPYLSIISNKSKKIKGPIWKSINDKNLYINISNNSEEVENFKLTEEKDLSKEDERLIYVALTRSKYKLIIFNDLDDKNNILNNDLLSNLENIDIYKSAVVEKIEKQQINEIYDRFQIKRFNNLWKLVKFNKKLFKDSPKAQEISYSSYSSWLRKDKKIIAAINQYKDYEDNISIINIDQKSNSNKLINYPNYFSYPNPLSEFPKGTIAGTCLHKIIERFEFRNDSTQELIDLIVEELKFHQIDTSLAFKVKESILRVINIPLGSKLQNKKLVDIPKEKILKEVKYDLTLSYKGRNLNSQDISKCFLLDQEYEFGEEYSNKINDLQIMNKGFHSGCIDCVFPVGNTLEDSKWWIIDWKSNFIAGSDNSACLPINYNYENMRDEMIKHHYPLQSHLYLLALHRLLKWRIKNYQPNLHLGGYIYLFLKGLPDFQLFEKSNLKDISPGVFISYAPLNRIIYLDNLF